The Ipomoea triloba cultivar NCNSP0323 chromosome 4, ASM357664v1 DNA segment CTGCTGCGCGGAATtgcctattttgcccctattttgtgctcccactatataaagctcattttcccaaaaccctAGATCGAAGCTGTGTTTTGAGGAGGCAAAAAGGGTGAGAGTAAAAGGTGTTTTCCTCTCCAAGGAGTCAAGGAGGGATCCACCACTTTTGGGGAAGATTTTCACCATTGAAGAGCTACAAGAGCtttggaagaagaaggagaGGCTAGGAAGACTACATTCGGGAGAATCTCTTCAccctttcctttactttcttagattttgtaaactctttaacatTTGTACTTTAAATTCAATCCTAGCCATGATTAGCTAAAGTAAtattgggatttttgggtgatagGTGTTTATGAATCCTATTTGCCTTGTTCTTCATGTTTaatgatatgtttatatttggGTTTTATAACTTATGATGCAATTGTGATTTCTATTGTGATGCTTGTGATTAAAGGCCTAAATTGCTTGTATCTTGCTATAGTTGTGTCTTGACGGGAGTTAGGGCGTAGACTAGAGCACTCACATTTGCACTTGACTTTTGCACCTTGGGATAGGGCAAACTTGTTAAGGGATTTTATCTAGGTTGTTTGTTCTTGTTTAGTTCTTTATTGTGGGTTTGAATTATGGGAGTAGTTCCTTCCCCTTTGCGAATGCAATCATCCTCTTTTGTTAGAACCCGAATTACATATCTCACCTTAGTTTGGCATTAGGAGACTAAACACCTAAACCCGGAAatcccatctctctctctatttgttTTCACCAACTAAGCTTTCTTTATTCTCGTTTATTACAACCTTTGCAATCGttcaaacaccattttcgtTAGGATTAGTTTCACATGAGTATACTAGTAACTAGTGTTCGATGCGCCCCGCTTCCCCGTGGATCgataccccggaatactccgggtatttgaattgttataaaatatgcTGCAATCAACTACATGGAAGCACAATCGCTTGTCACTACCACTCTCTCAAACTCCTCACTCATCTACCGGCAATGAGGCAAGGATCAACAAATATACATCATTCAAAACAAAAGCATTCAAGACACAATTCACAAGAAGCTTATCTCTTAAACAATGAAAGATCAAGCATGCATAATCTCTAGATCATCAAATTCAACTCCTAGGTAGTTTAGCCAATGCAATTGAACGACACAATTATAGGAAATCAAATATAACAAATGAATTGAAATGGAGGAGGAATTCCACACGCGAATCCTTAGTTAGATAGATCTTCCATACTTgtgtttagattttttttcttttttctttttaataaccAAAACCAAAGCCCCATCTTTTTCAATCTTTCTCCATCTTCTATTTCTattgcatattatatatttgtcgttaatatattatatgtctacaattaacatattatttgcatgtagttaatatattatgtatcttcaatttatttacaaacacataaattattaactaaaaccacataatatgttaattgtataagtgtatatacataatttttggattATGGCCCACAATATAAGATAGacataatcaataatcaatagttatgttattgtgtggaccacggtccacacagctacgtggaccacggtccacattATAAGATAGACAATGTCTATCATGTCTATCTTATATTAGATTAGGACCCACAATATAAGATAGATATGATCCGTGATCAacatggaccgtggtccacacagctacgtggaccatggtccaccatataagaTAGACAATGTCTATCTTATATTAGATTAGGGCCCACAATATACGATAGACATGATCCATGATCAATAGTTACGTTATTGCGTGGATCGTGGACCACGATCCAAAAATGAcgtttcactttttttttttcatgtaacccactgcaacatacatttttataattcataatatacattattctaaatcataaagtacattatcttacccaaaagtttcattattctaacacataatatacattattctaactcataatgtacattattttaacacataatgtatattattctaactcataatgtatattatttatcattttagactgtggtccacacaataatttaccatgatataacaattgaagaTAAGGATAACTTGTGTATATTTAAAATAGGTctatggtcatgtttggtaaatgacaaatttgtcaattttttaaaaaatccatTATTTTTAACGTTTTGACCAtgtaaaaatgtcaaaaaatatGTTTGATAAAACAGCGGTTTAGAGCAGCAATTTGCTCAAACCCGCATTGTGTATTTTCGGTGGGCCTGCTATTTCACccgcaaattataccgtggaccatggtttacaatgcattgtggatcatggtcatggctgataatgcagttgtgttaaattgatactgcagttgtgttgaactgatattgcagttgtgttgaaagggaactgcagttgcgcggaacagaggtcgtttcatccgttcaacacaactgcaatgtgttgaacggatgaaacgacctctgttccgcgcaattgcagatccctttcaacataactgcagcaTCAGactatcaattcaacacaactgcagtataagccatgattatggtccacaatgcattgtagaccataATCCACGGTATaaggatattgcagttgtgttgaaagggaactgcagttgcgcggaacagaggtcatttcatccgttcaacacactacagtatcagttcaacacaactgcaatgtgttgaacggatgaaacgacttctgttccgtgcaactgcagtttcctttcaacataactgcagtatcagttcaacacaactgcagtataaaccatgatcatggtccacaatgcattgtagaccataATCCGGCGGTATAAGGACTGTATTTCACCATAGGTCTTGTCGCCCGACAATCCAatttctgtttttctttttttttttttttttttgaaagaaacaaCTTTTTCTAATGATCTTAGTATCTTTATTTGACCTGTCAACTGAGTATCATTCCACGCACACTCACTTTTTGGAATTCAGAAGGCAATAAACTAAAGTAATTGTACAATAAGTCAGCAAGACAGCAACCAAAACATGCTCAGAAGTCAGATCATTCACAAATTGATTACCATCATCTCCTTCATACATTTCTGTTAACCATGGAACCTCTCCCTCTTCATCACTGCAAAGTCCACAAATGGCAGGCCATCATCCACAGAATCCACGCCTTCATCCACTGCATAGCTTTAATCTCCATCATTTACTACAGGCTTTCTTCCATCTTTCTCCCCGCCGCTTTACCTTGGCTCTTGGTTTTCGTTTCTGAGATCTTCCTGTCCCTTCTCTGGCTCCTCAGCGCCGCCTATACATGGCGGCCGGTCACGCGGACCGTCTTCCCGGAGCGGCTCCCGCCGGTAGATCAGCTTCCGGCGATTGACGTCTTTGTCTGCACCGCTGACCCCAAGACGGAGCCGCCTTTGGGGGTGATGAACACTGTTTTATCTGTTATGGCTCTGGACTACCCGCCGGAGAAGATGTCGGTTTATCTCTCTGATGACGGCGGCGCTTCCCGAACGCTGCGCTCCCTCCGGGAGACGTGGCGGTTTTCCCGGGCTTGGATTCCGTTCTGCCGGGAGTTTGCGGTGGAGAATAGGTGCCCGGAGGCGTTTTTTGCAGAGACTCATGATGATGGGCACGGTGTTGAGTTTTTAGATGAAAAACAGAGAATTAAGGTTTTGTAAAGAAACTCGATCtgtttaattttaatcatttctcatctttcatatttttctGGGATTAATTTCAAACATCATGGTTTTGCAGAGGGAATATGAGAGATTCCGGGAGCGGTTGAGGGTagtcggagaagaagaagagatggaTGATGCAAATCATCAAAATCACCCTCCTTCAATCCAGGTGTCTAATTATCTAACTAGAGGTTGCTTTTATCTTTTACCATTGCACTATTTACCCCTTTATAAATGTAGAAAAGTactcttaaaacattataacaaaattcattccgtgcaacgcacgggcgaaaatactagtcaatttaataaatattatacgtCTCAAGTCAAACAatctcacaaaaaaaattattattactgagtattatttaaataaaaacaatgcTTATCATTAagaacaaaaatgagaaaaatgtacgaaaaatttaaaactatctGTATACTAGCTAAATTTTTACATTGTAATCTTGGCCAGTAAAGAAttacaatgaggtaaatcagagatcaatttaaaagaaattcgttatgtttaaatattaatttaatttatatatagattataatacTAAATAGAAAAGAGATGGATTTATTATATGTTGTATTGATGTAGGTAATAGGTGAAGGTGAAAGCGGCATTGACGCAGCAAATGGTAGTAAAGTTGAGATGCCTCTTGTGGTGTATGTTTCCCGTGAGAAAAGACCATCAAGCCCTCATCATTTCAAAGCCGGAGCTCTCAATGCTCTGGTACTTTCGTCATTATGATCAgttatgtttaatatttttagtcCATATATAATgggaaattaaaacataatatatatatatatatatatatatactttgcagCTTCGAGTGTCTGGATTGATAAGCAACTCTCCTTACATATTGGTATTAGACTGCGACATGCACTCCAATGACCCTTCTTCAGCTCGCCAGGCAATGTGCTTTCATCTTGATCCTACCATCTCTTCTTCACTAGCCTTTGTTCAGTTCCCCCAGAAGTTTCACAATCTTAGCAACAATGACATCTACACTTCTGCCTTGTCCTCCATCTTCGATGTAAGGCCATCTCGTATTACTCTGATTAGGTCGGTAAATAAGTTAAAatcttttattgtttttatgttttggaATATGAACATGATGGAAAAATGCGCGATTCTTCAACCACAGTACGTAAAGTGATCAATTCtcaataaaaaatgacttttcTGATCATATTTGGAATCTGAAAAATCGTTTGTTACTATTATCAATCACTTGTTGAAAGTGATCGTCGTTGGTGACATCTATTTGCACATGTTAGTCATCTCAAATTAATACATGAAATGGTTCGATTTTGGATGGTATTAGGTCAAGTGGAGAGGGATGGATGGACTTAGAGGACCAATTTTGTCTGGGACATGCTTTTACATTAAGAGGAAGGCACTATACGGGATGAGTATAACACCAAAAGGTATGTTATGATAGGATGTTTATTTGTTATATCACACTCATCAtacttaattttatatatagttactttaattttaacaaGAACGATGTtgttataatgtatatttactacatataaaatagtttaatttttttttttaaatggatcAGAAACAGATGTAGACATTACTAAGCTGAGAGACTCTTTTGGTCCTTCATATCAGTTCACAAGTTCAGTTACAAGAAGCAGCATGAATGGCAACGCAGACATGGTGAATTCATTGCTCAAAGAGACAAAATCTGTAGCCTCTTGTGCTTATGAGAAAGACACACAATGGGGTAAAGATGTAAGTACACCTCACTGGACCTGAGCCACGAGAGAAACCGGTAACCATTACCCATCCAGGGCGTGTTATGGGTAAATTcggtcttattaatttttttcctaaatatgATGACATTTTCTTGGAGTGCAGATTGGTTTCTTGTACAATTCAGTGGTGGAAGATTACTCGACAGGGTTTTTGTTGCACTGTAAAGGGTGGAGCTCTGTTTTGTGCAACCCAGTCCGGGCAGCATTCTTGGGCAGCACCACCACAAACTTGAATGACACATTGGTCCAGGGCACAAGATGGAATTCTGGTTCGCTAGATTGTTTGCTTTCAAGATTCTGTCCTCTCATTTATGGGCTACCCAGAATGCCACTCCTTCAGTGCTTTTGTTACACTTATCTTGCGGCTCAGCCTCTCTACTGCTTACAAGTTTGGTGTTTAGCTATTGTGCCTCAGCTGTGTCTGTTAAATAACCTCCCAATATACCCTAAGGTATCAAATTTTACTCGAATGCTGTTTTTAGTTTGTTAGTCCTTACAATTGTTTTAATTATGCGCCCTACCAAATAATTCCAAGCCTCACAGAATCGTGGATAAGTAAATTAGGGTGACTTAATAGTTCATTAGATAGGAAAACCAGTGCCTAGTACCCACAAAGAGCATACCACATTGTGTATAACTCTCACATAAAGGCTCATTAGGTGGGAGACTTATCTGGTGTAatttagtactgtcaaagcgggccgagCTGCCCAATTAGGCCCGCCCCACCACGGGTCTAATTTCTGACAGGCTATTGCGGGCCAGCCCGTTAGGCCTGTGGGCTAAGGTTTATGCAACCCTAGCCCACCCCACGCGGATTGGCGGGCCCCGCGGGCCAGCCCGCGAGCTTtacttctacttttttttttttttttttttttttttttttttttNNNNNNNNNNNNNNNNNNNNNNNNNNNNNNNNNNNNNNNNNNNNNNNNNNNNNNNNNNNNNNNNNNNNNNNNNNNNNNNNNNNNNNNNNNNNNNNNNNNNNNNNNNNNNNNNNNNNNCATCAATAGTGAACAAGTTGCCCAAGAACTGACAGCTGGTAATGTAAGCTTTGAGAAGAACAAAATCAAAGCAGCCTCTCTGACAAGCAAGTATGCCATACTCCAAAAGATTGCTCTAGTCAACTGGATGCCCTCACTCCATGAAAACACTATTAAGTGGAGTCTAGCAGAACTACTATACAAGATTGGTAAAAGAATCAAGATCAACTTTGGAGAGATTGTGCACAGCCAGATCATGAACTTAGTAGGAAATGGAACCCCCAAAGCTTCTCTAATATTCCCCAACCTGATTTACACACTGCTGGTCCAACAAGCACTCAAGCAACAGAAACCCACAATTCCAGTCAAAACACTCTCAATAACCATCAAACTAAGGAAGGGAACACACCAAAATGACTTGACAACTACCACTCCAAAGGAAGATCCAACAGATAAAACCATCCTCCTAAAATACTTCtagaaaaaactaaaagaaatagTGAAAGAAGAGAAAAGGATCACAAAGAGACATCTAGAactcaaagaagaaaaaagatgtaCTACAGTGGCTGCAAGCACTAAAGAAAGACACAGAAGAAGAAATCAATCAAGAAGAaagacaagaagaagaagaagagactcAAGGAGAAAACTCAGAAGAAGAAGGTGATCAAGAAGAGAGTCAAGAAGAAagtcaagaagaagaagaagaaactcaaGATGTTGAAAACTCTGTTTCAACACCTTCAGAAAATTTTTGAGCAAAAAAGGGGGAGAAGTTTTTATGTttggtatgtttttttttttttttttttttttttttttttttttttttgttgatatatatatatactgtgaCAATAAACTatgatatatattcaaattatattcaGCCTACTTTGGATATAAGGATCTCACTATATTGGGTATAATTCCCAATTTGccggcaaattatatcatgaattaaggtttaccttgcattgtgaatcctgGTCCTAAATGACATTCAGATTATATGTCTACGaggttaacatattatgttcaATTCCACACAAATATTAACTGAAagcatataatattttaactgcagacataatttttgaatcaagATCTACAATGTAAGGTGAATCCtagtctatggtataacaattgacagTTGTCAAAGCTGGATAATGTATTATTGCCCACAATCTGTCCCCAATTAAGAATCAACTGAACTGTACTGTATGTGCGGGGGTTTGACTAACTCTTATTGATTGATGATAGGTATCGAGTCCATGGTTCATGATATACGCTTTCGCCTTCATCTCTCCCCTAGCAAAGTACTTGTGGGATGTTGTGATCATCGGCGGAACAACCCAGACATGGTGGAACGAGTGGCGAATGTGGATGATAAAGTCCATAACAGCTTATTTCTATGGCAGCCTAGACGCAGTTATGAAGCAGATTGGTATCAGGAAAGCCAGCTTCATACCAACCAGCAAAGTTGTGGATGAAGAGCAGCTGAATAGGTACCAAAAGGGCATATTCGATTTCCAGGCATCGCCTATTTTTCTTGTCCCCTTAGTAACCTTAACCATGCTAAACATGTTGGCCTTAACCTGGGGAATTGCCAAAGTGTTGGTGGTAGggaggttgaggttggatgAGTTTTTTGGCCAAGTTTTTGTGTCGTTCTTCATCTTGCTGGTGAACTATCCGATTGTTGAAGGGATGTTTAGGAAGGACAAGGGGGGGATTTCACTTCGTGTTACTATGTTGTCTGCTCTACATGCTGTAATTCTCGTTACTCTTagctttatttatttcttgcccataaaaacaaaatctctaGCTCGCTTTGACAAGATTTGTAGAAGTGATAAAGTGTCTACGATGAATGTAACTCCTACATACTCGTTAAGATTAGATCTTATATCCTTATTCACAATTTATTACCTAGAAATAATTGAGTTACATATGTATTCTTATCCATAATCTATCACTctgttttatttctttcttgtttACTATTTGTGGATCATGGCGGTTTGAACTATAATTGAAACCTGTGAGTTTTTTTATACGGAGTACAAGTTATATACTGTAAAATACTCTAGCTTGAAGATCATATTTTGATTGATATACTTATTATAATCCTACAATGTACTCTCGAAAATAGTGACAGATATAAGAATTTGAGAGTGAGAATAGAAATTGAAAATAGAATTTGAAAGTGaaaaaatataaggaaataGTACATGTACTTCCACTTtttactctcaacttttatttCCTCTCACAAATTTTTGATGTACACACTTTTTCTGGGACCAACCTGATGAAAATATTATCCTTATTTGTCACATCATGGAATAAAAGTGaaagagtaaaatttgagagtgcATGTAGTGGAACTCAAAAATATATAGCCATGGGATCCGAGTATGAAGCCTGCAGACGGCATCGTGTTCCACACCGATCAGAAAGTAAAACGTAACTCCAAATCTAAAAACAAATTACAGAGCAGTA contains these protein-coding regions:
- the LOC116017714 gene encoding cellulose synthase-like protein G2 gives rise to the protein MEPLPLHHCKVHKWQAIIHRIHAFIHCIALISIIYYRLSSIFLPAALPWLLVFVSEIFLSLLWLLSAAYTWRPVTRTVFPERLPPVDQLPAIDVFVCTADPKTEPPLGVMNTVLSVMALDYPPEKMSVYLSDDGGASRTLRSLRETWRFSRAWIPFCREFAVENRCPEAFFAETHDDGHGVEFLDEKQRIKREYERFRERLRVVGEEEEMDDANHQNHPPSIQVIGEGESGIDAANGSKVEMPLVVYVSREKRPSSPHHFKAGALNALLRVSGLISNSPYILVLDCDMHSNDPSSARQAMCFHLDPTISSSLAFVQFPQKFHNLSNNDIYTSALSSIFDVKWRGMDGLRGPILSGTCFYIKRKALYGMSITPKETDVDITKLRDSFGPSYQFTSSVTRSSMNGNADMVNSLLKETKSVASCAYEKDTQWGKDIGFLYNSVVEDYSTGFLLHCKGWSSVLCNPVRAAFLGSTTTNLNDTLVQGTRWNSGSLDCLLSRFCPLIYGLPRMPLLQCFCYTYLAAQPLYCLQVWCLAIVPQLCLLNNLPIYPKVSSPWFMIYAFAFISPLAKYLWDVVIIGGTTQTWWNEWRMWMIKSITAYFYGSLDAVMKQIGIRKASFIPTSKVVDEEQLNRYQKGIFDFQASPIFLVPLVTLTMLNMLALTWGIAKVLVVGRLRLDEFFGQVFVSFFILLVNYPIVEGMFRKDKGGISLRVTMLSALHAVILVTLSFIYFLPIKTKSLARFDKICRSDKVSTMNVTPTYSLRLDLISLFTIYYLEIIELHMYSYP